In Desulfurobacterium atlanticum, one DNA window encodes the following:
- a CDS encoding phosphoglycerate kinase encodes MFKKMSLKDVPVEKLKGSRVFVRVDFNVPLENGVIMNDKRIRAALPTINYLIDHGAKIILCSHLDRPKGRDKRFSLKPVAERLSRLLEKDVFFVPDCIGEEVKSAIENLKEGEVALLENVRFYPEETKNDEEFAKKLAEFADIYVNDAFGTAHRKHASTYGITKFVDLAVAGFLLEKEIEYLRMALDNPKRPLVLIIGGAKVSSKLQVIENLLKVVDKMLIGGGMAYTFLKAAGYEVGKSLVEEDFVDSAREIMKMADSNGVKLYIPVDSMNAEEFKENTKVKLTTFKEIPEDMMGLDIGPATVKLFEEAMADAETIVWNGPMGVFEMEKFRFGTMAIGKVVASKKEALTIVGGGDSVAALELLGLEHSVDHVSTGGGAFLEFLAGKELPGVVALTDKE; translated from the coding sequence ATGTTTAAAAAGATGTCTTTAAAAGATGTTCCTGTTGAAAAATTGAAAGGCTCCAGGGTTTTTGTTAGAGTTGATTTTAATGTTCCACTTGAAAATGGCGTTATTATGAATGATAAAAGGATAAGGGCAGCTCTTCCGACAATCAACTATCTCATAGACCATGGAGCCAAAATAATTCTTTGTTCCCACCTTGATAGACCTAAAGGAAGGGATAAAAGATTTTCTTTAAAACCTGTTGCCGAAAGGCTTTCAAGATTACTTGAGAAAGATGTTTTTTTTGTTCCTGACTGTATAGGAGAGGAAGTGAAAAGTGCTATAGAAAACCTTAAAGAAGGGGAGGTTGCTCTTCTTGAAAACGTCAGGTTTTATCCTGAAGAGACAAAAAATGATGAAGAGTTTGCAAAGAAACTTGCAGAATTCGCTGATATTTATGTAAACGATGCTTTCGGCACTGCTCATAGAAAACACGCATCCACATACGGGATTACAAAGTTTGTTGATCTTGCTGTTGCAGGATTTTTGCTTGAAAAAGAGATAGAGTATTTAAGAATGGCTCTTGATAATCCTAAGAGACCGCTTGTTCTTATTATTGGAGGTGCAAAAGTTTCGAGTAAATTGCAGGTGATAGAGAATTTACTTAAAGTTGTTGATAAGATGTTAATTGGCGGGGGGATGGCTTACACTTTCTTAAAAGCCGCAGGGTATGAAGTTGGAAAATCTCTTGTGGAAGAAGATTTTGTTGATTCAGCAAGGGAAATAATGAAGATGGCAGATAGTAACGGTGTTAAACTTTACATACCTGTTGACAGTATGAACGCTGAGGAGTTTAAAGAGAATACGAAAGTTAAACTTACAACTTTCAAAGAGATTCCTGAAGATATGATGGGACTTGATATAGGACCTGCTACCGTTAAACTTTTTGAAGAAGCTATGGCTGATGCAGAAACAATTGTCTGGAACGGTCCTATGGGCGTTTTTGAGATGGAAAAGTTTAGATTCGGCACAATGGCTATAGGTAAAGTTGTAGCATCAAAAAAGGAAGCTCTAACAATTGTTGGTGGTGGAGACAGTGTGGCAGCTCTTGAGCTTTTAGGACTTGAACATTCTGTTGACCACGTTTCTACAGGCGGTGGAGCGTTTCTTGAATTTCTTGCAGGCAAAGAACTTCCCGGAGTTGTAGCCCTTACAGATAAAGAGTAA
- a CDS encoding peptidase U32 family protein: MELLLPAGRKEHIFAAFNYGADACYLGVGRYNARAGSENFTVEDYRRFLKFARDKNAKIYITFNTVLKNSEIEKVFSILDEIYDLNPDGIIIQDLGLAYLVKREFPKIPLIASTQLGIHNISSAKFAEDFGFKRVILARELTLKEIEEIKKNTSIEIETFIHGAICYSYSGFCFASSFLGGHSGNRGKCSQVCRMFFDGDFKGSVFNLKDLAGFDYVKKLYEIGIDSLKIEGRLKDPLYVAVNAFVYRQFIDEASGKIKIDGSKKEYFRKISKIVFSRKTWNGYFENDHPEDCIDSEYTGNYGLFIGKVKKTVRQGFVVDKLSFPVKKHDGLLIFEDGKPFPTKVFKVAGKKIFIKPFKHFKVNSDVYLVHSVKLQNSFPIRLLKTSEAKPTIEISVELQEGSINVKAFNPVREVGKDFSLPLKTEKPEKITITEKMLKVEFKKSGNYSFDVLVKEVSVSGKFFISKRELSSARKQIFKEIEKLLFKKKKYKVSDVEKFSLEFEKIFVVDDINFDSFLSLPDSHFLNSILFLKSFDVLKFRKLIDKGFRVGVSLPLIVKTYEEEKLKKFIEKLIELGIKDFLIPSVYGIALFKGKEVNLYGDYTLYTSNSETLKFFDSLGFKSFTYNVEDDFQNISSLSSANGIIIIFQDTPLFYSQTCLKKVFKSRFCNLKVCSEKYRITKISGKRDKFFISFTDCRTVMFWYYPLNLNRFSQQLSGIRRYDFINRFYSSEKMKEIIEGKYKKGHIGNLLRGLK; the protein is encoded by the coding sequence ATGGAGCTTCTTTTACCGGCAGGTAGAAAAGAACATATTTTTGCTGCTTTTAATTATGGAGCTGATGCCTGTTATCTTGGTGTTGGCAGGTATAATGCACGTGCTGGAAGTGAGAATTTTACTGTTGAAGATTACAGAAGGTTTTTGAAGTTTGCACGGGATAAAAATGCAAAAATTTATATAACCTTTAATACTGTTTTGAAAAATAGCGAAATAGAGAAGGTTTTTTCTATTCTTGATGAAATTTACGATTTAAATCCTGATGGTATCATAATTCAGGATCTGGGGCTTGCCTATCTTGTAAAAAGAGAATTTCCCAAAATACCGCTTATAGCGAGTACTCAGCTCGGGATTCATAACATAAGTAGCGCTAAATTTGCAGAAGATTTCGGATTTAAAAGAGTAATTCTTGCAAGAGAACTGACTTTAAAAGAAATAGAGGAGATAAAAAAGAATACTTCTATAGAGATAGAAACATTTATTCACGGTGCTATCTGTTATTCCTATTCTGGTTTTTGCTTTGCTTCTTCATTTTTAGGAGGACATTCGGGAAATAGGGGAAAGTGTTCACAGGTGTGCAGAATGTTCTTTGACGGTGATTTTAAAGGTTCTGTTTTTAATCTAAAAGACCTTGCTGGCTTTGATTATGTGAAGAAACTTTATGAGATTGGAATAGACAGTTTAAAAATTGAAGGGAGACTGAAAGACCCTTTATATGTTGCTGTTAACGCTTTTGTTTACAGACAGTTTATAGATGAAGCTTCTGGAAAGATAAAGATAGATGGCAGTAAAAAAGAATACTTCAGGAAAATATCAAAAATCGTATTTTCCCGTAAAACCTGGAATGGATATTTTGAAAATGACCATCCTGAAGACTGTATAGATTCTGAATATACAGGAAATTACGGTCTATTCATTGGAAAAGTGAAAAAGACAGTCAGACAAGGGTTTGTTGTTGATAAACTTTCTTTCCCTGTCAAAAAGCATGATGGCCTTTTAATTTTTGAGGATGGAAAACCTTTCCCGACAAAAGTTTTTAAGGTAGCAGGTAAGAAGATTTTTATTAAACCGTTTAAACACTTCAAAGTTAATAGTGATGTATATCTTGTTCATTCTGTAAAGCTTCAAAATAGTTTTCCGATAAGGCTTTTGAAAACTTCTGAAGCAAAGCCTACGATTGAAATTTCAGTAGAATTACAGGAAGGTAGCATAAATGTGAAAGCTTTTAATCCTGTGAGAGAAGTTGGAAAAGATTTTTCTCTTCCCCTAAAAACAGAAAAACCTGAGAAGATTACAATAACAGAAAAAATGTTAAAGGTGGAGTTTAAAAAATCGGGAAATTACAGCTTTGATGTTCTTGTAAAAGAGGTTTCTGTTTCAGGTAAATTTTTTATTTCTAAAAGAGAACTTTCTTCAGCAAGGAAGCAGATTTTCAAAGAAATAGAAAAGCTTTTATTCAAGAAGAAGAAATATAAAGTTTCTGATGTTGAAAAATTTTCTTTAGAATTTGAAAAGATTTTTGTTGTTGATGATATTAACTTTGATTCTTTCTTATCTTTACCTGATAGCCACTTTTTAAATTCTATACTATTCTTAAAATCTTTTGATGTTTTGAAATTCAGAAAGCTTATAGACAAAGGTTTTAGGGTGGGAGTTTCTCTCCCGCTGATAGTAAAGACGTATGAGGAAGAGAAGCTAAAAAAATTTATTGAAAAACTTATAGAACTTGGTATAAAAGATTTTCTTATTCCTTCTGTTTATGGGATAGCCCTGTTTAAAGGAAAAGAGGTTAATCTTTATGGAGATTACACCCTTTACACTTCAAATTCTGAAACGTTAAAGTTTTTTGATTCTTTAGGATTTAAATCGTTTACATACAATGTTGAAGATGATTTTCAAAATATATCCTCTCTTTCATCTGCTAATGGTATAATAATTATTTTTCAGGATACTCCTCTTTTCTATTCACAAACCTGCCTTAAGAAAGTTTTTAAATCCCGCTTCTGCAACCTTAAAGTTTGCAGTGAAAAGTACAGGATTACTAAAATTTCAGGGAAAAGAGATAAGTTCTTTATTTCTTTTACAGATTGCAGAACAGTTATGTTCTGGTATTATCCTTTAAATTTAAACAGATTTTCACAGCAACTGTCAGGTATAAGGCGTTACGATTTTATAAATCGTTTCTATTCATCAGAAAAGATGAAAGAAATTATAGAAGGAAAATATAAAAAAGGTCATATTGGAAATCTCCTGAGGGGATTAAAATAA
- a CDS encoding 6-pyruvoyl trahydropterin synthase family protein translates to MFEISKTFTFSAAHSVFSQQLNPKWTTNTYPKCRRLPGHGHDYKLTVYLCSETLDKSQMVTDFHHLSWFKQFLDRCFDHKLILSLQDSGTLLFLKKLNLIDDDVFSLPEIEKMKPSVKFYGVETDFSFVSGEIDVDAIDLSRFIYLTFDNFSCPAFSEKSVVEIDFYQRLLDGIALFKYSPTSEQMAKFFYKFINKNIEPLGVRCSRVSISETETSCATYSE, encoded by the coding sequence ATGTTTGAGATTTCAAAGACTTTCACCTTTTCTGCGGCTCATTCGGTTTTCTCTCAACAACTAAATCCTAAGTGGACTACAAACACCTATCCTAAATGCAGAAGGCTTCCTGGTCATGGACATGATTATAAATTAACCGTTTATCTTTGTTCAGAAACTTTGGATAAGTCTCAAATGGTGACAGATTTTCATCATCTTTCGTGGTTTAAGCAGTTTTTAGACAGATGTTTTGACCATAAGTTAATCTTGAGCCTTCAGGATTCAGGAACGCTGCTTTTTTTAAAAAAGCTGAATCTTATAGATGATGATGTTTTTTCCCTTCCTGAGATTGAGAAAATGAAGCCTTCTGTGAAATTTTACGGAGTTGAAACTGACTTCTCTTTTGTTTCAGGTGAGATAGATGTTGATGCTATAGACCTGAGCAGATTTATTTACCTAACATTTGATAACTTCTCCTGTCCAGCCTTTTCTGAAAAGAGTGTTGTAGAGATAGATTTTTATCAGAGGCTTCTTGATGGTATAGCCCTTTTTAAATATTCACCAACATCAGAACAGATGGCAAAGTTTTTCTACAAGTTTATAAATAAGAACATAGAACCTCTTGGAGTTAGGTGTAGCAGGGTGTCAATATCTGAAACAGAAACCTCATGTGCTACATACAGTGAATAG
- the rsmD gene encoding 16S rRNA (guanine(966)-N(2))-methyltransferase RsmD, with product MRIIGGKYKGRKLFSMPKRKDTKLLRPTTDRVKESVFSILDEYLEGVRFLDLFAGTGNVGIEALSRGAGEVVFVESDRRFCELIKKNLKTLGISPDKYRIICDDYTKALKKLASAGRKFDFIYADPPYEKGYYNRIVNLVKNFNLLDENGLLILEEPKSNPFLPNDIKWIVERRNYGTTTVTFLNFAESFSEE from the coding sequence ATGCGAATAATAGGTGGAAAGTATAAAGGAAGAAAACTTTTTTCAATGCCCAAAAGAAAAGATACCAAACTTTTAAGACCGACTACTGACAGAGTTAAAGAATCCGTATTTTCAATTCTTGATGAATATCTTGAAGGTGTAAGATTCCTTGACCTTTTTGCCGGGACAGGAAATGTTGGGATAGAAGCTTTAAGTAGGGGAGCAGGAGAAGTTGTCTTTGTGGAATCGGATAGAAGGTTTTGTGAACTTATAAAGAAAAATCTTAAAACACTTGGAATTTCTCCAGATAAATACAGGATAATTTGTGATGACTACACAAAAGCTCTTAAAAAACTTGCTTCAGCCGGCAGGAAATTTGATTTTATCTATGCTGACCCCCCTTATGAAAAAGGATACTATAACCGTATAGTTAATTTAGTTAAAAATTTTAACCTTCTTGATGAAAACGGGTTGCTTATTCTTGAAGAGCCAAAGAGCAATCCTTTCCTACCAAATGATATTAAGTGGATAGTTGAAAGACGAAATTATGGCACGACAACTGTTACTTTTTTGAATTTTGCTGAATCTTTTTCGGAGGAGTAA
- a CDS encoding LolA family protein: MKKMAILMAIILMFFSLQANAKTKFSNFLSHLEKVKTLEISFVQITEYDPELEEKDIYKGKIEYKRPAKFKWSYTKNSKIEIVSDGKTVWTCIPENNKLEKTSTEESMDYFPIIRILEYPQEFSKYFMLVSDAKFKDKIAYEITPKRKNVTYEKIIIIFKEDKPYPVSFQVINEDGSTITYIIEKWQENVKLPDTIFTINRCKVEAK, translated from the coding sequence ATGAAAAAAATGGCAATTCTTATGGCAATAATCTTAATGTTTTTCTCTCTGCAAGCTAATGCTAAAACGAAATTTTCAAATTTTCTATCCCATCTTGAAAAGGTGAAAACTCTTGAAATATCTTTTGTTCAAATAACAGAATACGATCCAGAACTTGAGGAAAAAGACATTTACAAAGGTAAAATTGAATACAAACGTCCAGCCAAATTTAAATGGAGCTATACAAAAAACTCCAAAATAGAAATAGTTTCAGATGGAAAAACCGTATGGACATGCATACCTGAAAATAATAAACTTGAAAAAACCTCCACAGAAGAAAGCATGGACTATTTTCCAATCATAAGAATACTGGAATACCCTCAAGAGTTCAGCAAATATTTTATGTTAGTTTCCGACGCGAAATTTAAAGACAAAATAGCCTATGAAATAACTCCTAAAAGAAAAAACGTCACTTACGAAAAAATAATCATCATATTCAAAGAAGATAAACCCTATCCAGTATCATTCCAGGTTATAAATGAAGATGGAAGTACCATAACCTACATAATAGAAAAGTGGCAGGAAAATGTTAAACTTCCAGACACCATTTTTACAATTAACCGCTGCAAAGTGGAGGCTAAATGA